From Alloacidobacterium dinghuense:
GTCCGTCATCTGATGGAAGTGTTCGGATCGCAGCGGAGCAAACACTGGTTTCAGGAGTCCACCTTCGAGGGACTCATGCGCCTCCGCGGCATGGAATGCAATGCGCCCAGCGGATACGCAGAGGCTTTCTATTGCAGGAAAGCGGTGTTTTGAATGACTGATGTTGCGGGCATTCACTGGTTCGGCTTCTATAGACAGCACTTGTATTCTCGGCTTGACATTATTCAATTCATCGAAGTTCTTGGGCACCCTGAGCAGTTATCCGGGGGCTTACTGAGGCTTGTAGATACAGAAGGCATTCATGACACCTATCACATCACTGGATCAAACTACCGCAATTAAGGATCTTATCGCGAGCCGACGGGCTCGCATCGGCATCGTGGGCATGGGCTACGTCGGCCTGCCGTTGGCGCTTTTGTTTTGTGAAGCCGGGTTCCGCGTGACGGGATTTGACGTGGACATGCGCAAAGTAGAAACCCTCAACGGCGGCGGGTCCTATATCGTGCGTATCCCTGCCACTGAAATCCAGGTTGCGCTGGATACCGGCTTCAACGCAACTGAAGATTACTCCGAAATCGCCACGATGGATGTAGTGATCATTTGCGTGCCAACACCTCTCAATGACTATCATGAGCCGGATCTCAGTTATGTCACTGGCACCGTGCGGAGTATCGCTCCGCATGTTTACGAACGGCAACTCATCATCCTCGAGAGCACTACGTATCCAGGCACCACAGAAGAGATCGTTGTCCCATTGTTAGAGGCCGGTAATCCTTCCGGTTTAAAAGTTGCTCGCGATGCAGAGACCCCGGGATTTTATGTAGCATTTTCTCCGGAACGTGAAGACCCCGGCAATGACTCCGTTGCTCGTCGCGATATCCCGAAGGTCGTTGGCGGCTGCGGACCTGTGGCCCAGAACCTTGCCAGCGCTGTATATGAAGCGATATTCAACCGCACCGTTCGGGTATCCTCTCCAGCGGCTGCAGAAATGACGAAGTTACTCGAGAATATCTACCGCTGCGTCAACATTGCTCTGGTGAATGAATTGAAGCAGCTTTGCATGCGCATGGGCATCGACGTGTTCGAGGTGATTGAAGCCGCAAAAACCAAGCCGTTTGGTTTTCAGGCATTCTATCCGGGCCCAGGTCTCGGCGGGCACTGTATTCCCATCGATCCCTTCTATTTGTCTTGGAAGGCCAAAGAGTTTGATTTTCACACGCGGTTCATTGAGCTTGCAGGCCAAGTCAATCTAGGAATGCCTTACTTTGTGGTCGAGAACATCGTTGAGGCGATGAGCCGCCAAGGCAAGGCCCTTAAAGGGTCGAGAGTGCTTGTGCTCGGAATGGCTTATAAGCGCGACATCGATGATCTTCGCGAGTCTCCCTCTCTTACGATCATTGAGTTGTTGCAGAAGAGGGGTTCGCAGGTTGAATACAATGACCCCTACTTCCCGTCGGTTGGCCAGGGGAGAAAATATGCCTTGAACATGACCTGCACCCCTCTCGAACTGATTCCTGAATTTGACTGCGTGGTGATCGCCACGGATCATTCGCACTACGACTACCAGGACATAGTGACGAAGGCTAAACTTGTGGTGGACACCCGCAATGCAACGAAGGGAATTACTGCCGAAAATATTGTGAAGTGCTAGGTGCGGTAGTCCGCTGCCAACTCTTACAGCCAGCCTTTTGATCGCGCTATGCGAGCTGCTTCCACGCGATTTGATGCGCCTAGCTTGCTGATTGCTTCTGAGAGGTAATTGCGCACTGTTCCTTCGGACAGGTGCAGATCCTCAGCAATTTCTGTGCTGGATTTGCCTTCTCCTGCGCGCCAGAGGATTTGCCTTTCGCGTTCAGTGAGTGGATCCGGGTCGGCGCTCCAGGCTTCTGCGGCGAGATCTGGATCGACAACGCGCAAGCCATTATGCACGCGCCGTACGGCGTCTGCTAATTCTGCCGCTGGACGATCTTTGAGTAGGTAACCTTTCGCACCGGCATCGAGAGCACGCCTGAGGTATCCGGGCCTTGCGAAGGTTGTCAGAATTACAACTCTGGTCTTCGGGTAGCGGGAGTTGACCTCGCTCGCTAGCGTGAGGCCAGTCATTTCAGGCATTTCGATATCGGTCACCAGGACGTCGGGCGAATGCTTACCGACGGCGGACAGCGCTTCGCGGCCATTTCTAGCTCTTGCGCAAACGGCGATGTCAGATTCTGTTTCGAGCAAAGCGGCAAGGGCGCCAAGCACCATAGCCTGGTCTTCCGCGACGATGACCTGGATCTTCTTGTTCATGCGGACCGAACCGGAATATCGATATTGATGCGCGTGCCTTGGTTGCCATCGATGCTGAAGTGTCCTCCCAGGCTTTCGATGCGTTCACGCATGCCACGCAGCCCATTTCCTTCCTGACGGATATTGCCGCGACCATCATCTTCCACGGTGAGCGACGTGCGGCCCTTCTCGCTTACAAATTTCATCCGACACTGACTGGCCTGTGCATGGCGGACGATGTTCGTCACCGCCTCGCGCACGGCTAACGCGATCACAGTCTCCTCGGCTGCCGACAAGGATGGTGGCTTAGATTCGCATGTAAGCGTCACACCGGCTGCATCGAGCGTGCGATGCGCCCGCTCGATTTCAGCCGCCAGTCCTTCCGAGCGATAGCCTCGAATCGCTTCTCTTACCTCGCTCAACGCTTTTCGCGAGACCTGCTCGACTTCGCCAATCTCCTGACGAGCTCGCTCCGGGTCACGTTCGAAGAGGCGTCCAGCCAATTCTGACTTCAGGACAATTACAGAGAGTGTGTGGCCTAGCACGTCGTGTAGGTCACGTGCTATCCGTTCGCGCTCAGCAAGCTTTGCGAGCTGTTCGATCTCTTCCTGCGCGAGCTGAAGCTTGGCTTTCGAGCGAATCTTTTGAGATGTGAGAAGATTTGTGCCGCCAACGACAACACAGAAAAATGCGGGAAAGCCCCAAGCCCAGGGGCTGATTTGCAGAAAGTATCCTTCAATCGCAACTGCAGCGCAAACGAAAGCGATGGTGCCCGCTACAACTGCGAGCGAGTCACTGATGAATGGGATGAATGCTGCAACATAAACCAACATGCCGCAGGCTGAGTTGTTGATAGGCAAATATGCCAAACCGAGGACACACATCGCGCTGAGCAGTAGATAGCTCTGGGTCTTTGTACGAGCATGTACCAGGCCGGAATAGATGACAAGGAAAAGGCCGTAAGCTCCAGCAAATTGCAGCCAGTAGCGCAGATTGTGACGTGCTATGGGTTCGATAAAGAAGAAGACAGAGTAGACGAGCCAGACGTAATCGTAAAGACGGTTCTTATCCGGCCAACCATCCCGGCGAGGCTTTGCGCTTCCGGGTACGGTATGAATCCGAAGCGCTTCATTTGCGTCTTCGGGGCCAATCTTCTCGCAGCCGCTCGCTATAGAGTGCCACACCCCGAGTGGCATGTGAGAGGAGCGGTTGGATTTCTCGGTATCAGCCACAATTATGCCTTTGCTTCGCTACGTGTAAAGACCAGCCATGCAGTTCCCAACATGAGGCAGGCAAATCCCGCGAGTGCCTCCCAATGAATGAGCGTAGCACCGGAGCGCGCATAACCGAAAACGTTGAGAGCGAGCTGCGCATAATGGTAGGTGGGCAGTGCCGGAGCGATTTTCTGGAGCCAGTGGGGAAGCACTTCGATCGGCATCCACAGGCCAGAACAGAACGACATCGGTAAGTAGATAAGATTGATAACCCCAGGGGCTGCATTTGCAGGCATAAGCAGAGAGAGCAGCAAGCCAAGGCTGGCAAAGGGGATCGAGCCGACGACAACGACAGTCGTAAGATGCACGACCTGAAGGACCGTGACATGAACACCACCCAGCGCTATTCCTAATGTAACCAAAGCTGTGACAATTGCCACGCCAAAGAGCATGGATGTGAGCACCTTTGCTCCCAGGTACGCGAGCCTTGGCATGGGGCTGGCTTGTTTCAGCTCCAGCCACCCTTGGGCCCGTTCTGTGGCGACGCCCGCGCCAAGATTGAAGAGCGCGGCTGCGATCATCCCAAAACAGCTATATCCTGCGACTAAATACTGAGCGTAATTCAGGCCGGGGCCGATGTGCCTGTTGGTCACTCCGAAGAGAAGGTAAAACATGATCGGAAAGCCGAGGGTTGCCAGGGAGTACATGCGGTTGCGCGCGGCCTTCAGGAATTCGTACTTCGTCTCTTTGGCGAAGAGGTTCAGATAATACGGCGCGGTTAGAGTGATTGGGCGAATTGCTGCAGTGGCCATCTTGTCCTTCCTTTTGTTTAGCTCGCTTGCGATTTAGTCAGCGCAACGAAGGCGTCCTCAAGTGCCGCGGCCGAGATCTCCAGATCGCGCAAGGTGAGGTCGCGTTGAAGAATGATCCGAATAACTGATTCGGGATGGGTTGCGGTGATGACCAGGGCGTCGCGGTCTGTTATTACATCGCTTACAGTGGGCAGGTTTCGAACAAAATCAATATCGAGTTCTGTCACGCAGCGGATCCTGCGTCCGGTAACCTGGCTCTTGATTTGTGCGGGTGTGCCGTGCGCTACCAAGGTTCCTTTATTCAAGACGATGATGCGGTTTGCGAGTGCGTCTGCTTCCTCCAGATAGTGAGTGGTGAGCAGAATGCTCTTGCCACGGGAGGACAGGGCACGAATCTGGTCCCAGAGGTTGCGCCGGGCCTCGATATCCATGCCGACTGTCGGCTCGTCGAGGAAGACAAGATCCGGATTTCCGCACAATGCGATGGCAAAGAGAAGACGCTGCTTCTGCCCGCCGGAGAGCTTGCCGAAAAACTTGTCTTCGATGCCTTCCAGCCCTGCTCTCTGAACAATCTCTTTCGTGCCCAGCGGAGCGGGGTAGTAGCTCCGGAACAGGTCGATGTGGTCGCGGACGCGAAGATTCTCCGGTACGCGCGCGATTTGCAGCATCGCTCCGATGCGTGTCCGCGCTGAAGACTCGCGGGGATCACGGCCGAGAACGCGAGCACTGCCCGAGTCCGGTGAGATCAGCCCCAGCAACAAGCGAACTGCTGTCGTTTTCCCGGCTCCGTTGGGACCCAGGAGGGCGACAATTTCGCCAGGGTGGATTTCGAAAGAGAACTGATCGAGTGCGGTGTTTGACCCGTATCGCTTGGTGACTGAGTGCAATCGCGCAACGGCTTGAGTCCCCTCTGATTGGGGTTCACGCCATTTGTCGATTCTGTCCGGAATGATGGTTGTGGCCGACATCGTGTCTCCTTGGCTTCCGGAGACAGATTGCGGCATTTCCATCAAGGAAAGCAGTGGAGTGTGTCACGAAACGGAGATGACAGTTGTCATGTGGATGGATCAAGGGTTGTGCTTCCATAGCGCGACGCCGCCGAGCAAGCCATCCTGGTTCGAGATTACTTTGATGGTGTCGCTCAGTTGGAAGCGGATTTCCTTGGCGTTGCCGCCGCCGAGATAGAGGCGGTCCCAGTTAAATGTCGCCGCGGTTTGCTCGATGGCTTTTGTCAGCAGCTTGTTCCACCGTTTCGCTCCTTCTCTCTTCAGGCCGCGTTTCCCGAGGTAGTCCTCGTACGTCTTGTCCTTCAGCCAGGGGTGGTGGGCCAGTTCCATGCCGGGGCAAAGGCGTCCTTCGGTGTAAATGGCGGAGCCTAGGCCGGTGCCGAGAGTAAGGATCATTTCGACTCCGTTGCCCTGAATTGCAGCATAGCCCTGCACGGCGGCGTCGTTTGCGACCCGCACGGGTCTTTTCCAGCGCTTCTCGAGCTCGGCTTGGAGATTGAACTCTACCCATTGAGGATGGAGGTTGGCGGCGGTGTAGACGACGCCTCGCTTAATGACACCGGGAAATCCGACGGCTACACGGTCGAATCCCGCAACCTGGTCCTTCAATTTGTCCAGCTCCGCGAGCAGGCGCTGTGGGGTTGGTTGCTCCGGCGTCGGAGTGCGCAGACGGTCGGTGAGCGGTTTGCCCCGAGGGTCAAGGAGCATGATCTTGAGGCCGGTTCCACCCACGTCGACACAGAGGGTGACTGGAGATTTCTCGTCAGAAGTCTTTGCAGCCATATCTGAGCAATATACCTTGCGGTAACAGTGGATGGCTAAGTGTTCAGCCAGGCGAGCGCCTGTGGAAGGATCGAATCGATTCCGTGCGATGTGTCGAGGTCGAGTTTTTCCCGTGTGATTGGCTCGAAGGCCGCCTTGACGCGGTGATAAAGTGCAGCGTCGCGGTTGCCCGCAGGGTGTTCAGGGTCGGGTGATTTCAGGCGAGTTTCCGCGACTTCGTCTGAGACGGTGAGGTGCAGGATGCGCCATTTGGCGCCGGCCTTCTCAGAGGCGGTGATCACCTCCTCGATCTGAGTGCTGCGCGAGAAGGTTCGGCCATCGAAGATGATGTAGCCGGCGAGCTGATTGCGGGTCATGTACGAAGCTGCTTCGATCATGGCCTGTACGCAGAGAGCGTCCTGTGTGGTGGTGTAATCGGTCATCGGGCCGGGGAAGAGCACGGCGCGTACGCTGTCTTTGTCGAGGATGGCGCAGCGGCCAAGTCGAGAAGACAGGGCTCGGGCCAGGGTGCTCTTTCCGGTCGCGGGCGCTCCTGCGAGCAGAACCCATACGGTCGTCACGGCTCGGGACCCTCCCCAACTAAAAACCTAAATTCTTGACACTAAAAGGTTTACGGTTGATGCAAATCTGTAAGTGCCTCATTCTGCCGAATTTAAGTGTAAATTCCTCATTTACTTCGGTTTAAAGGCAAGAGTCGATTTTTCTGCCCGGATATCAGTGCTTGAAGATCTAGAAACGGAAATGGCACAGCTATCGCCGTGCCTCTCAAGAAAATACCTGTCCTATTTCCAGTATAGCTTTTACGGGCATAATTCCACGCCAGTATTCGTTGCAACAAGTGAAATTATTCTAACTCGTATTCCCAAAATGGGGATTGACAGCTATATTTCTGATCATTTAATTGATTGATCGTTCAACTAAGTAAAGGTAAATGCCTAAGAAACAATCATCGTCGCGCCAACGCATTATCGAAGCCGCAGTGTGGCTGTTCTATGCCAATGGATATAGCGCGACGGGCGTGGCCGAGATTCTCAAGAAGGCGAAGGTGAACAGCGGGAGCTTCTACTTCTTTTTCAAGAGCAAGGAGGAGCTGCTGCTGGCGGTGCTGGATTGGTATCTCGAAAACCTGGAGCCGATTCTGTTATGGCCGGTGTACGAGGTGACGGACGATCCGATCGAGCGCGTTTTTGCGCTGCTGGATGGCTACCGGCAGAAGATTCTGATGACCGAATTTGATTTCACCTGCCCGATCGGGCGGCTGGCTCTGGAAATCGACCCTGCGCGCAAGCAAGTCCACGCGAAGATTGCGGCAAATTTTCGCGGATGGACTGAGGCGGTGAAGCGTTGTCTTGAAGATGCGGGCGAACGCCTTCCGAATGGCACGGATACTGAGGCGCTGGCGAAGTTTGTGCTGACGGTGATGGAAGGCGGCGTGATGCAGTCGCGATCGCACAAAAGCATCGTGCCATTCGATGCGTCGATCGAGCAGTTGCGCCAGTATTTCCGCTTTCTGGAGCAATCCAAGAATTCTTCCCCCCGGGCCAAAGACAACTCAA
This genomic window contains:
- a CDS encoding ROK family protein; translation: MAAKTSDEKSPVTLCVDVGGTGLKIMLLDPRGKPLTDRLRTPTPEQPTPQRLLAELDKLKDQVAGFDRVAVGFPGVIKRGVVYTAANLHPQWVEFNLQAELEKRWKRPVRVANDAAVQGYAAIQGNGVEMILTLGTGLGSAIYTEGRLCPGMELAHHPWLKDKTYEDYLGKRGLKREGAKRWNKLLTKAIEQTAATFNWDRLYLGGGNAKEIRFQLSDTIKVISNQDGLLGGVALWKHNP
- a CDS encoding response regulator transcription factor, which encodes MNKKIQVIVAEDQAMVLGALAALLETESDIAVCARARNGREALSAVGKHSPDVLVTDIEMPEMTGLTLASEVNSRYPKTRVVILTTFARPGYLRRALDAGAKGYLLKDRPAAELADAVRRVHNGLRVVDPDLAAEAWSADPDPLTERERQILWRAGEGKSSTEIAEDLHLSEGTVRNYLSEAISKLGASNRVEAARIARSKGWL
- a CDS encoding nucleotide sugar dehydrogenase, encoding MGYVGLPLALLFCEAGFRVTGFDVDMRKVETLNGGGSYIVRIPATEIQVALDTGFNATEDYSEIATMDVVIICVPTPLNDYHEPDLSYVTGTVRSIAPHVYERQLIILESTTYPGTTEEIVVPLLEAGNPSGLKVARDAETPGFYVAFSPEREDPGNDSVARRDIPKVVGGCGPVAQNLASAVYEAIFNRTVRVSSPAAAEMTKLLENIYRCVNIALVNELKQLCMRMGIDVFEVIEAAKTKPFGFQAFYPGPGLGGHCIPIDPFYLSWKAKEFDFHTRFIELAGQVNLGMPYFVVENIVEAMSRQGKALKGSRVLVLGMAYKRDIDDLRESPSLTIIELLQKRGSQVEYNDPYFPSVGQGRKYALNMTCTPLELIPEFDCVVIATDHSHYDYQDIVTKAKLVVDTRNATKGITAENIVKC
- a CDS encoding TetR/AcrR family transcriptional regulator, yielding MPKKQSSSRQRIIEAAVWLFYANGYSATGVAEILKKAKVNSGSFYFFFKSKEELLLAVLDWYLENLEPILLWPVYEVTDDPIERVFALLDGYRQKILMTEFDFTCPIGRLALEIDPARKQVHAKIAANFRGWTEAVKRCLEDAGERLPNGTDTEALAKFVLTVMEGGVMQSRSHKSIVPFDASIEQLRQYFRFLEQSKNSSPRAKDNSTRR
- a CDS encoding ABC transporter permease — protein: MATAAIRPITLTAPYYLNLFAKETKYEFLKAARNRMYSLATLGFPIMFYLLFGVTNRHIGPGLNYAQYLVAGYSCFGMIAAALFNLGAGVATERAQGWLELKQASPMPRLAYLGAKVLTSMLFGVAIVTALVTLGIALGGVHVTVLQVVHLTTVVVVGSIPFASLGLLLSLLMPANAAPGVINLIYLPMSFCSGLWMPIEVLPHWLQKIAPALPTYHYAQLALNVFGYARSGATLIHWEALAGFACLMLGTAWLVFTRSEAKA
- a CDS encoding AAA family ATPase — its product is MTTVWVLLAGAPATGKSTLARALSSRLGRCAILDKDSVRAVLFPGPMTDYTTTQDALCVQAMIEAASYMTRNQLAGYIIFDGRTFSRSTQIEEVITASEKAGAKWRILHLTVSDEVAETRLKSPDPEHPAGNRDAALYHRVKAAFEPITREKLDLDTSHGIDSILPQALAWLNT
- a CDS encoding sensor histidine kinase, which codes for MADTEKSNRSSHMPLGVWHSIASGCEKIGPEDANEALRIHTVPGSAKPRRDGWPDKNRLYDYVWLVYSVFFFIEPIARHNLRYWLQFAGAYGLFLVIYSGLVHARTKTQSYLLLSAMCVLGLAYLPINNSACGMLVYVAAFIPFISDSLAVVAGTIAFVCAAVAIEGYFLQISPWAWGFPAFFCVVVGGTNLLTSQKIRSKAKLQLAQEEIEQLAKLAERERIARDLHDVLGHTLSVIVLKSELAGRLFERDPERARQEIGEVEQVSRKALSEVREAIRGYRSEGLAAEIERAHRTLDAAGVTLTCESKPPSLSAAEETVIALAVREAVTNIVRHAQASQCRMKFVSEKGRTSLTVEDDGRGNIRQEGNGLRGMRERIESLGGHFSIDGNQGTRINIDIPVRSA
- a CDS encoding ABC transporter ATP-binding protein; its protein translation is MSATTIIPDRIDKWREPQSEGTQAVARLHSVTKRYGSNTALDQFSFEIHPGEIVALLGPNGAGKTTAVRLLLGLISPDSGSARVLGRDPRESSARTRIGAMLQIARVPENLRVRDHIDLFRSYYPAPLGTKEIVQRAGLEGIEDKFFGKLSGGQKQRLLFAIALCGNPDLVFLDEPTVGMDIEARRNLWDQIRALSSRGKSILLTTHYLEEADALANRIIVLNKGTLVAHGTPAQIKSQVTGRRIRCVTELDIDFVRNLPTVSDVITDRDALVITATHPESVIRIILQRDLTLRDLEISAAALEDAFVALTKSQAS